The nucleotide sequence TAAGCTTGCGAGAGACAAGTTCCTTGCGGTGTTTCTCATACTCTCGTACTTGTATTTGTAGCATCGATCCGGCGTTAGTGGCCTGTTCGTGTTGTGGATCTGTGTATTTTTGCGATAAACTGGGTTTTATCTTTCAGCTTTATCCCGCTTTTATTCTGCGGGGGAAAAAAAACCATATATTCTATCGACCTACGGAGGCACATGGGATAAGTTATGTTACACCGCCTTTGATTTGCTATCAATAGAACCATTCTGCCCATACAAACTGATCACCCTGGCTAGCGAAGGCGGTATAACATGACTTATTCCATGCACCTCCGGATATGCCATTTCTATAGTACCGGTACCTAACACATGGCGCAAAACTAGCCTTCAGGCGGACAGGAGTTTTCCGTAGATTGCCTCTTCACAAGATCGGTACTATTCACGGCCGACCCCGCGAGCTAAAATCTGCAAGTGGAGGTGCCTGGTCTGCAAAAACATCCCCAAGCATGCCGTGTTCTGGTACAAGATCAATACCATCTAACTTAGTGCGAATCATGATGGCAATACACCAGTTCCTAATGACTATAAGACCACGTCTAAGGAACGTGAAGCTGCAAAACGAGCCCTGCTCACTTCCCCTACATGAGGAACTGCAAATTTTGGCTCACCATCTCGGCGTTTCTGCGGAAAGAGTCTTGGCTTACGGTCTTGACAAGGGCGTGGCACTGTACAAAAAGACAAACatactttatactttatGCGGAGCGGCCTTTCCTTCCCCGGACACGTACGACGTTGTAGTTGAAGTCTAGTGTGGAGAAGAAACTTTCCGCATATTAGCCTTAAATCTCCCGAGTATAGTGTAAACTAGGCTCTCCGCGGAAACGGGGTACGCTCCCACATTATCTTGGTGAGTCCGCGAGTGTCACTTCAAGGGATACGTATTTCGTAAGTATGAAATCTGAATCTGCAGATGAATAATACAGATGAATACCAAGTATAGCCAGCCAGATTCGTCTCAAACTCCGGAGGGACTAGGAAGCACCCTGTGCTGAGCACCGACAGAAGCGGAGTGAGTGAGTCAGGTATTTGACGTCTACGTCTCTAGTCCTGACCGTGTAAGATCTTTTGCAGATACATACGCACAGACGTATTCTCTCGGGGAGAGtcaaaatataatctatCACTGGCAGCAATCCACGAGAGTGGATATCTCAAATTGAATGATGGAGTTCACTAAGATAGTGGAGAACTCGGAAGTAAGATTCTAGATCATAAACTGGTTTTCCTCATGAATATCCCGAGGCAGAGCACAGAATTGGCTTGGCCATCCACTTCATCTAACATCTCCATCCGCCATCAATGCTAATGTCAGCTCCTGAGATATACGTCGACTCATCACTCAACAGAAATGCAACCAGCTGAGCAACCTCCTTAGCTTCTCCGTCTCTCCCCAGTGCAATTGGTGGATAATTTGCACTTCCAGGCTGCAGGTGAAGACCAATCGAGTTTTCGGCAGTCTTTAGCATTGGTGTAGAAATGCGGCCCCTAATGCTAGTCTTCAGAACTCAAAAACATCAAGGTCGAGATAAGATAGAGCACAAATCACTTACGGACAAATTGCATTCACTCTAATTCCTTTCCCACCTACTTCCTTTGCTGCCGTTCTTGTGAGCCCAATAATCCCATGCTTAGCTGAAGAATAAGAAGCATTTTTTGCTGCCCCGGTTAATCCCCGAATCGACGAAGCGTTCACGATCGAGCCGTTGTTAGCCATTACTTTCAGCTGAGCCTTCAAACTGTTCATTGTCCCGGTCAAATTGACTCCCAAGACAAACTCCCACTCGTCCAAGTCTTGTTCGACGATGCCTTTTAGTCCAATAGACTCCGGAGCAACACCAGCCAGATTTGCCGAGCCATCTAGCTTTCCGAAGTTGTCTATGGTCTTGTTAATCCATGCTTCCACCTCTCCAAACTTCCTTACATCGACCTTAGTGGTAATCACGTCCACGTAGTACTCTGATTCCAGCTGCGCTTGAAGTTCCTTCAATTTGTCTTCTTGGATATCTGCAAGTGAC is from Botrytis cinerea B05.10 chromosome 8, complete sequence and encodes:
- the Bcaba4 gene encoding Bcaba4 produces the protein MSSQPFTNKVIALTGSASGIGLETAKLLASRGARLSLADIQEDKLKELQAQLESEYYVDVITTKVDVRKFGEVEAWINKTIDNFGKLDGSANLAGVAPESIGLKGIVEQDLDEWEFVLGVNLTGTMNSLKAQLKVMANNGSIVNASSIRGLTGAAKNASYSSAKHGIIGLTRTAAKEVGGKGIRVNAICPGRISTPMLKTAENSIGLHLQPGSANYPPIALGRDGEAKEVAQLVAFLLSDESTYISGADISIDGGWRC